Below is a genomic region from Rhodococcus sp. WMMA185.
AGCGGCGATACAGTCGACCTACTGGTGATCGGTGGTGGAATCACCGGCGTCGGCGTTGCGCTCGATGCGGCGTCCCGGGGATTGAACGTCGTCCTCGCAGAAAAGCACGACCTCGCCTTCGGGACCAGCCGGTGGAGTTCGAAGCTCGCCCACGGCGGTCTGCGCTACCTGGCAACCGGCAACGTCGGTATCGCCCGGGAGAGCGCGGTCGAACGCGGAATCCTGATGACCCGTACGGCCCCCCACCTCGTCCGCGCGCTGCCACAACTCGTCCCTGTCCTTGAGTCCACGACTTTGTTCAGCAAGTCCCTCGTCCGTGCGGGTTTCCTCGCCGGTGATTTCCTTCGTGCGAGCGCGCGGACCTCGTCGACGGTCTTGCCGAGGTCTCGAACGGTCCGGGCAGATCGGGTGGTCGAACTGGCCCCCGCAGTCCGGCGTCAGGGTCTGCGCGGTGGCCTGTTGGCGTTCGACGGACAGTTGATCGATGATTCGAGGCTCGTCGTCGCTATCGCTCGTACCGCCGCATTGCACGGCGCCAAGATCCTCACCCGCACCGGCGCCTACAACGTCACCGGAACGTCGGCAACGCTTCGCGACGAACTGACCGGATCGGAGATGGCGATCAAAGCACGCGCCGTGGTCAATGCAGCAGGTGTGTGGTCGGGGGAGATCGATCCCGAGATCACACTCCGGCCGAGCCGTGGCACCCATCTCGTACTTCCTGCCGAGAAGCTCGGCAACCCGACCGCAGCCCTGACGGTACCCATCCCGGGCGAGACCAATCGTTTCGTCTTCGCGCTGCCCGCACAGTTGGGCCGCGTTTACCTGGGACTCACTGACGAGGCGGCGCCGGGACCCGTTCCGGACGTCCCGACCGCATCGGACCAGGAGATCGACTTCCTTCTCGCCACGGTCAACACCGCGCTCGAAGTGCCGCTCGAGCGCTCGGACATCCTCGGTACGTTCGCAGGATTGCGCCCCTTGCTCGATACCGGTGACGGATCCACCGCAGACCTGTCTCGCAACCACGCGATTCTCCGTTCCGGCACCGATCTCGTCAGCGTGGTCGGTGGCAAACTGACCACCTATCGAAAGATGGCGGAGGACGCGGTCGACGCGGCCGTGAAAGTGTCCGGGCTGGAAGCAGGTCCGTGCCGGACGAAGACGCTCCCACTGGTGGGCGCCGCGGCACCCGAGGCGTTGCGGAAGGTCGCTGCGCCGCCGACACTGCTGGCTCGCTACGGAACGGAAGCAGCGTTGCTCGCCGCCGCTGCCCCGGACATGCTGGCGCCGATCGCCGAGGGGCTGGATGTGAGCCGCGCCGAGCTCGAGTTCGCGGCAACACACGAAGGTGCGCTCGACGTCGACGACATCCTCGACCGGCGTACGCGGATCGGACTCGTCCCTGCCGATCGTGAGCGTGCCTCGAGCGTTGCCGCCTCGGCGTTCGAAATGGGGTGACACAGATGGGGGTGCCAGAGAGACTGTGACACCCTGAGGGTCGTGCGAGTCGCCGTCGTCGCCGGGCCCGATCCCGGACATGCCTTCCCGGCCATTGCGTTGTGCCTGGCGTTCAACGAGGCCGGAGATGATCCGGTCCTGTTCACAGGTGACCGCTGGGTCCAGGCCGCCCGGGCGGCCGGAGTCTCCGCGGAGTTGCTACGGGGTCTCGCCCCTCGCTCGACGGATGACGACCTCGACGCCGGTGCTCGTATTCACGCGCGGGCGGCGCACATCTCCACCCAGATGTTGCCCGACCTCCGCGCGCTGAGACCGGACCTCGTGGTTTCCGACGTCATCACTGCGGGCGGGGGGATGGCCGCTGAGCGGCTCGGGATTCCGTGGGTCGAACTGTCTCCTCACCCGCTGTATTCGGCGTCGAAGGGATTGCCGCCCATCGGAAGTGGACTCGCGCCCGGGGAAGGCGTTCGGGGCCGACTCCGGGACGCGCTGATGCGTGCGGCGACGGGACGGTCGATCCGCAAGGGGGAGCGACAACGCTCCGAAGCGCGTATCGGGGTCGGATTGCCGGCGAAGGATCCGGGGCCGGTGCGCCGCTTGATCGCGACCCTTCCGGCGCTCGAGGTGCCCAGACCCGACTGGCCCGCCGAAGCGCATCTGGTGGGGCCCTTGCTGTGGGAGCCCACGAATGAGGTACTGCCTCCCCCGGATGGCGACGATCCGCTCGTCATGGTCGCACCCTCGACGGCGTTCACGGGTGCGGAGGGCATGCTCGAGACGGTGCTGACCGGGCTCGAAGGGGCTCGCGTCCGGGTGATCGCGTCGCTTCTCGACGGAGCGCCGGCGACCGTTCCGGCATGGGCACGAGCGGGTCTCGGGCGCCAGGACGCGATGCTGCGCGAAGCCTCCGTGGTTGTCTGCGGTGGTGGGCACGGCATGCTGGCCAAGGCATTGCTGGCGGGCGTTCCGGCCGTTGTGATTCCCGGTGGCGGTGACCAGTGGGAGCTAGCGAACCGGGCTGCCAGGCAGGGGAGTGCCGTGGTGGTGCGTCCCCTGACTGCGGATGCGCTGTGCGAAGCAGTTCAACGGGTGCTCGCCGGCGGTTCCTACGCCGAGGCCGCGCAACGGGCCGCGCGGAGCGTGGAGGGCGTCGCGGATCCGTTGGAGGTGTGCCGCGATGCACTGCGGTGAGGGTGTGGCCGGGCAGTTTCGCCGACGTGGTTTCGGCTAGCGTGGGCGTGTGCGACTGACCCTATTTCATCAACTCGTCCGCGAAGAGTTCGGGCAGATCCGCGGCGATGCACTTCTCGTCGACCATGTGCTGCTCGGCCTGGGCGGTAAAACCGCAGCCCAAGCCATCGAGGATGGTCAGGAGCCTCGCGAGGTCTGGCGAGAACTCTGCAATGAGTTCGACGTCCCGGCTCAGCGCCGATAGAGGTTCACCGCGGGGCAGCGAAGGAACCAATCCGGCGTGTCGAACGGCCCGATACGCAAATCGAACACATGTTCCCCTATGCTGGAGATGTTCGGCGGTCACGGTTCTTGTCGGTACCCGGATCTAACCTGACTGCAAGATCGCTGATGAGACTCGAGAATGGGGACGACGATGGCACCACAGGCACCCGATCGTGACAAGGCGCTGGACCTCGCGCTGGCGCAGATCGACAAGAACTTCGGCAAGGGCTCGGTGATGCGCTTGGGCGAAGGTGTGCGTCAACCCGTCGCTGTCATCCCGACCGGCTCCATCGCGTTGGACGTCGCTCTCGGTATCGGAGGGCTACCCCGCGGACGCGTCATCGAGATCTACGGCCCGGAATCATCGGGTAAGACCACCGTGGCGTTGCATGCGGTCGCCAACGCCCAGGCGAACGGCGGTATCGCGGCCTTCATCGATGCCGAACACGCCCTCGACCCGGACTACGCCAAGAAACTCGGTGTTGATACCGACGCCTTGCTTGTGTCGCAGCCTGACACCGGTGAGCAGGCACTCGAGATTGCCGATATGCTGATCCGCTCCGGTGCCCTCGACATCCTCGTGGTGGACTCGGTCGCCGCTCTCGTCCCGCGCGCCGAGATCGAAGGCGAGATGGGCGACAGTCACGTGGGTCTGCAGGCACGACTGATGAGTCAGGCGCTGCGTAAGATGACCGGTGCCCTCAGTAACTCCGGCACCACGGCTATCTTCATCAACCAGCTACGCGAGAAGATCGGCGTCATGTTCGGTTCCCCCGAGACCACCACGGGTGGTAAGGCGTTGAAGTTCTACTCGTCTGTGCGCCTGGATGTTCGGCGCATCGAGACCTTGAAGGACGGCACCGACGCGGTGGGCAACCGTACCCGCGTGAAGGTGGTCAAGAACAAGGTCGCCCCGCCGTTCAAGCAGGCGGAGTTCGACATTCTCTACGGTCAGGGGATCAGCAAGGAAGCGTCGCTGATCGACATGGGGGTCGAGCAAGGGTTCATCCGCAAGTCCGGTTCCTGGTACACCTATGAAGGCGACCAATTGGGGCAGGGCAAGGAGAATGCCCGCAAGTTCCTGTTGGAGAACACCGACATCAGGGACGAGATCGAGAAGAAGATCAAGGAGAAGCTCGGAATCGGTGCTGACGTCACTGCTGCCGCAGACGACGCAGCCTCCGCCGAATTCTAGGGTGCAGCGTGCGTCCTTCGGTGGGCGGCGGATCGGAGACGCAGGCCAAGGACTTGTGCCTACGTTTGTTGACTGATCGCGCTCGAACCAGAGCGGAATTGGCCGAGCGTCTGGCCCAGAAGGGTTACTCGGCAGACGTCACCGAGCGTGTTCTCGACCGGTTGAGCGAGGTCGGACTGATCGACGACGCGGACTTTGCCCGGCAGTGGGTGCGCTCGCGGCACACGTACTCCGGCAAGGGGAAGCGTGCGCTTGCAATGGAATTGCGCCGCAAGGGTATCGGTCGAGAAGATGCCACCGAGGCGCTCGCTCAGATCGACGTCGACGATGAGCGGCAGCGGGCTTCGGAGTTGGTCGCGAAGAAGCTGCGCACGATGTCGGTGGATGACCGTGACCGGGCGGCGAGAAGGTTGGTATCCATGCTGGCGCGCCGCGGGTTTCCCCAGAGCGTGGCGTTCGAGGTGGTCAAGGAACAACTCGACCGCGCCGGTGCGGAAGCCGACGGCATGTTTGACGAGCCCTGACCACGATCGGCCGGTACCCGTTCGGTACCGGCCGATCGCTGTGTCCGTGCCTACTTCTTGTCTGTGATGTCCATACCCGGAACCGACACGTCGGCAAGATCGGGAAGGTTTGCTTCCGCCTCTGCGGTTCTCTTGCCCGCTCGTAAGCGCTTCTCCACCCGGGTCGCCACTACGGTCAGTGTCGAGTTGATGATGATCATGATGATGGCCACGACGATGAGGGACGGAAGGTAGTTGCCGTAGTAGGCGCCGATCTGCTGTCCCGACCGCACCACCTCTACATACCCGATGAGGTAACCGAGGGCGGAGTCCTTCAGTGCCACCACCATTTGCGAGATGATCGCGGGCAGCATCGCCGTGATTGCCTGTGGCAGCAAGATCGTCGCCATGATCTGGCTCTTGCGCATACCCAGCGCCATCGCGGCCTCACTCTGCCCCTTCGGGAGCGAGTTGATGCCCGACCGCACGATCTCCGCGATAACCGCGCCGTTGTACAGCGTCAGGCTCACGATGACCGCCGCGAGCGCGAGGTACGCCGATTGGAACACGTTGTACGCCGCGAACAGTTG
It encodes:
- a CDS encoding glycerol-3-phosphate dehydrogenase/oxidase — protein: MNNSNTPSVNSSSALNAARRARELDELSSGDTVDLLVIGGGITGVGVALDAASRGLNVVLAEKHDLAFGTSRWSSKLAHGGLRYLATGNVGIARESAVERGILMTRTAPHLVRALPQLVPVLESTTLFSKSLVRAGFLAGDFLRASARTSSTVLPRSRTVRADRVVELAPAVRRQGLRGGLLAFDGQLIDDSRLVVAIARTAALHGAKILTRTGAYNVTGTSATLRDELTGSEMAIKARAVVNAAGVWSGEIDPEITLRPSRGTHLVLPAEKLGNPTAALTVPIPGETNRFVFALPAQLGRVYLGLTDEAAPGPVPDVPTASDQEIDFLLATVNTALEVPLERSDILGTFAGLRPLLDTGDGSTADLSRNHAILRSGTDLVSVVGGKLTTYRKMAEDAVDAAVKVSGLEAGPCRTKTLPLVGAAAPEALRKVAAPPTLLARYGTEAALLAAAAPDMLAPIAEGLDVSRAELEFAATHEGALDVDDILDRRTRIGLVPADRERASSVAASAFEMG
- a CDS encoding glycosyltransferase encodes the protein MRVAVVAGPDPGHAFPAIALCLAFNEAGDDPVLFTGDRWVQAARAAGVSAELLRGLAPRSTDDDLDAGARIHARAAHISTQMLPDLRALRPDLVVSDVITAGGGMAAERLGIPWVELSPHPLYSASKGLPPIGSGLAPGEGVRGRLRDALMRAATGRSIRKGERQRSEARIGVGLPAKDPGPVRRLIATLPALEVPRPDWPAEAHLVGPLLWEPTNEVLPPPDGDDPLVMVAPSTAFTGAEGMLETVLTGLEGARVRVIASLLDGAPATVPAWARAGLGRQDAMLREASVVVCGGGHGMLAKALLAGVPAVVIPGGGDQWELANRAARQGSAVVVRPLTADALCEAVQRVLAGGSYAEAAQRAARSVEGVADPLEVCRDALR
- a CDS encoding DUF3046 domain-containing protein, translated to MRLTLFHQLVREEFGQIRGDALLVDHVLLGLGGKTAAQAIEDGQEPREVWRELCNEFDVPAQRR
- the recA gene encoding recombinase RecA, with the translated sequence MAPQAPDRDKALDLALAQIDKNFGKGSVMRLGEGVRQPVAVIPTGSIALDVALGIGGLPRGRVIEIYGPESSGKTTVALHAVANAQANGGIAAFIDAEHALDPDYAKKLGVDTDALLVSQPDTGEQALEIADMLIRSGALDILVVDSVAALVPRAEIEGEMGDSHVGLQARLMSQALRKMTGALSNSGTTAIFINQLREKIGVMFGSPETTTGGKALKFYSSVRLDVRRIETLKDGTDAVGNRTRVKVVKNKVAPPFKQAEFDILYGQGISKEASLIDMGVEQGFIRKSGSWYTYEGDQLGQGKENARKFLLENTDIRDEIEKKIKEKLGIGADVTAAADDAASAEF
- the recX gene encoding recombination regulator RecX, whose product is MRPSVGGGSETQAKDLCLRLLTDRARTRAELAERLAQKGYSADVTERVLDRLSEVGLIDDADFARQWVRSRHTYSGKGKRALAMELRRKGIGREDATEALAQIDVDDERQRASELVAKKLRTMSVDDRDRAARRLVSMLARRGFPQSVAFEVVKEQLDRAGAEADGMFDEP
- a CDS encoding amino acid ABC transporter permease — encoded protein: MSNSATVLYDAPGPKAKRLYHLTSVVVVALMVGAGYLVYTALDDKGQLTSEKWSPFIESTSWTTYLLPGIRGTLIAAAASILLALIFGVILGIGRLSDHRPIRWIAGVIVELFRAIPVLILMIFSYQLFAAYNVFQSAYLALAAVIVSLTLYNGAVIAEIVRSGINSLPKGQSEAAMALGMRKSQIMATILLPQAITAMLPAIISQMVVALKDSALGYLIGYVEVVRSGQQIGAYYGNYLPSLIVVAIIMIIINSTLTVVATRVEKRLRAGKRTAEAEANLPDLADVSVPGMDITDKK